Proteins encoded together in one Nitrospiria bacterium window:
- a CDS encoding tetratricopeptide repeat protein — MKTYVFAGILGVSVIGVAVLLLSNIEHKNDSNDGLTSPTAPPIEIGNEIPQNHPQTNPMAQIQALRARLDQYPDDRDALMALGNAQMMINRFDEATKLYDHLLELEPKHLDARNNMALARLEQGRIPEAVKLLEENLKIAPDNGPALLNLGIIYLDSTKDQKKALETFKHYLETHPNEPESPQIRQTVEKIQIALAHPPR; from the coding sequence TTGAAAACATACGTCTTTGCGGGAATCTTAGGTGTTTCGGTCATCGGGGTGGCGGTTTTGCTTCTCAGCAACATTGAACATAAAAACGATTCCAATGATGGCCTAACAAGTCCTACAGCCCCTCCAATTGAAATAGGCAATGAAATCCCTCAAAACCATCCTCAAACGAACCCGATGGCCCAAATTCAAGCACTGCGCGCCCGTTTGGATCAATACCCGGATGATCGGGATGCCCTCATGGCCTTAGGAAATGCCCAAATGATGATTAACCGTTTTGATGAGGCAACAAAATTATATGACCATTTATTGGAATTAGAACCAAAACATTTGGACGCAAGAAATAACATGGCCTTGGCCAGGTTGGAGCAGGGAAGAATTCCTGAGGCTGTGAAACTTTTGGAAGAGAACTTGAAAATTGCCCCGGATAACGGGCCGGCACTCTTAAATTTGGGAATTATCTATCTGGATAGCACTAAAGATCAGAAAAAGGCATTAGAAACGTTTAAGCATTATCTGGAAACCCACCCCAATGAACCCGAGTCACCTCAAATTCGCCAAACCGTCGAAAAAATTCAGATCGCTCTGGCTCACCCCCCAAGATAA